The proteins below are encoded in one region of Elgaria multicarinata webbii isolate HBS135686 ecotype San Diego chromosome 8, rElgMul1.1.pri, whole genome shotgun sequence:
- the NANOS1 gene encoding nanos homolog 1, whose protein sequence is MEAFHPSQLEKHHHHHQPVEFLQGAGRYGAKSHGAYGNAFNSWNDYLGLATLITKAVSHEKGFRTVPSSVVVAATVQQVQAAEEGDDEEEDDDEEEEDEEEEVGAPYFENALDLRDFDLCNHHHHHHHHLSPGESLLEERFADFSPFSGRSSPASMVFNCSADHLERDRSPHAWGGRLVVDGRLQAPPKSGSRLLKPELQVCVFCRNNKEAVALYTTHILKGPDGRVLCPVLRRYTCPLCGASGDNAHTIKYCPLSKMHGSAPKQPLKSSRHILGKKLR, encoded by the coding sequence ATGGAGGCTTTCCACCCCAGCCAGCTGGAGaagcatcaccaccaccaccagcccgtGGAGTTCTTGCAAGGCGCCGGCCGGTACGGCGCCAAGAGCCACGGCGCCTACGGGAACGCGTTTAACTCGTGGAATGATTACCTGGGGCTGGCCACGCTCATCACCAAGGCGGTGAGCCACGAGAAGGGCTTCAGGACGGTGCCGTCCTCCGTGGTGGTGGCGGCCACGGTGCAGCAGGTCCAGGCGGCCGAGGAAGGGGAtgacgaggaggaggacgacgacgaggaggaggaggacgaggaggaagaaGTGGGCGCCCCGTATTTTGAGAACGCCCTGGATTTGCGCGACTTCGACTTGTGcaaccatcaccatcaccaccaccaccatcttagCCCCGGCGAAAGCCTGCTGGAGGAGCGCTTTGCCGATTTCAGCCCCTTCTCTGGCCGATCCAGCCCGGCCTCGATGGTGTTCAATTGCTCCGCGGATCACCTGGAGCGAGATCGCTCCCCCCACGCTTGGGGCGGCCGCTTGGTGGTCGACGGCCGGCTGCAGGCTCCCCCGAAGAGCGGCTCCAGGCTGCTGAAGCCGGAATTGCAAGTCTGCGTCTTCTGCAGGAATAACAAGGAAGCCGTGGCCCTCTACACCACGCACATCCTCAAGGGACCCGACGGCCGGGTCTTGTGCCCGGTGCTGCGGAGATACACGTGCCCGCTGTGCGGAGCCAGTGGGGACAACGCGCACACGATCAAGTACTGCCCCTTGTCCAAAATGCACGGCAGCGCCCCCAAACAGCCGCTCAAAAGCTCCCGGCACATTCTGGGCAAGAAGCTCCGCTAG